A region of Pleionea litopenaei DNA encodes the following proteins:
- a CDS encoding response regulator, with amino-acid sequence MAKILVVDDDPMVRMAHERMLADNYSVDSVDSGNAVFSFFEQNKPDVVLLDVDLPDINGFEVCERLASEGQLAETSVIFVSAHSDIDTRIQAFNSGADDFISKPLDPEELVSKVKVLDERKKSMARIKNDLKDAQQTVLTAMSTSSELGRVMQFVEHSFSLHSTAELMKSSFDLLNALGLSTVMMTEVNRVRDYFSHEGAIKPIEQELLEVLRDKGRFYDFKMRTQVNYSHISLLVKNMPLNDPDRYGRIKDLLPAIVGCINSRLSEIEAQQNVLMQAQELIHSFEVIQMTMRSLTESLGNNQHKATERLHKMVDELQVFIQRLGLEEDQEERVIKYVDDSVEDSLALLDAGETIFTSFENILTHLQETVEKQGKVVERISRDQSSSQNASDVADSLDIELF; translated from the coding sequence GTGGCAAAAATATTAGTCGTGGATGACGATCCCATGGTGCGCATGGCGCATGAAAGGATGTTAGCTGATAACTACTCTGTCGACAGTGTTGATTCTGGCAACGCTGTGTTTTCTTTTTTTGAGCAAAATAAGCCCGATGTGGTTTTATTGGATGTCGACTTGCCTGACATTAATGGGTTTGAGGTGTGTGAACGTCTGGCATCCGAAGGTCAGCTTGCTGAAACGTCGGTGATTTTCGTATCCGCTCATTCTGATATCGACACACGGATTCAAGCCTTCAATTCCGGCGCTGACGACTTTATTTCAAAGCCTCTCGATCCAGAAGAATTGGTATCGAAAGTCAAAGTACTCGACGAGCGCAAAAAGTCGATGGCACGGATCAAAAACGATTTAAAAGACGCTCAGCAAACCGTTTTAACTGCCATGTCGACCAGCAGCGAGCTGGGACGAGTCATGCAATTCGTTGAACACTCTTTTTCGCTTCACTCAACCGCCGAACTTATGAAAAGCTCTTTTGATTTACTCAATGCTCTTGGTTTATCGACGGTAATGATGACCGAAGTGAATCGCGTGCGTGATTATTTTTCGCATGAAGGAGCGATAAAACCAATTGAACAAGAGCTGCTTGAGGTATTGCGCGATAAAGGCCGTTTTTACGATTTTAAAATGCGCACACAGGTGAATTATTCTCACATCTCCTTGTTGGTCAAAAACATGCCGTTGAACGATCCGGATCGGTATGGCCGCATCAAAGACTTATTGCCCGCCATTGTCGGGTGTATTAACTCAAGGCTTTCTGAAATAGAAGCGCAACAAAATGTTTTGATGCAGGCGCAAGAACTCATTCATTCATTTGAAGTGATTCAAATGACCATGCGTTCGCTAACCGAGTCACTCGGGAATAATCAACACAAAGCGACTGAGCGTTTGCATAAAATGGTTGATGAACTGCAAGTGTTCATTCAACGACTGGGTCTTGAAGAAGACCAAGAAGAGCGAGTGATTAAATACGTTGATGACTCAGTCGAAGACTCGCTAGCGCTGCTAGATGCTGGCGAAACTATTTTTACTTCCTTCGAAAATATTTTGACCCATCTTCAAGAGACGGTTGAAAAGCAGGGTAAAGTAGTCGAGCGTATTTCAAGAGATCAAAGCAGTTCACAAAACGCCTCCGATGTTGCCGACAGCCTAGATATTGAGTTATTTTAG
- a CDS encoding DMT family transporter, giving the protein MDVIGLGEIFALSSALMWAIAVILFTKIGTRLPAFELNLIKNIIGALLLIITSWAVESVLVPNFSMTDWILVIISGFIGIAIADTLYMKALNTIGAGATGIVAALYSPSVVILSMFYLNESLGFMQWLGLVLVLGGIIFISLDKSPQLDNKKHPIKGIAYAATSVFLTALGVVMIKPIVEQEPFFYVTGLRLTIGIVGMLAWLFLLRQHKQCWQRIKTIDQWPMVITASVTGSFIAMSLWLAGYKYTSASIAAILNETNFIFIVILAAIILKEPISKNKWIGSGLTIAGVVLVVLS; this is encoded by the coding sequence ATGGATGTTATTGGTTTAGGTGAAATCTTTGCACTTTCTAGTGCATTGATGTGGGCTATCGCCGTTATATTATTCACCAAAATAGGTACGCGGCTTCCTGCCTTTGAATTAAACCTGATTAAGAATATCATCGGGGCACTCTTACTGATTATCACTTCTTGGGCCGTAGAGAGCGTATTGGTCCCTAACTTCTCGATGACCGATTGGATACTGGTCATCATCAGTGGATTCATCGGCATCGCTATTGCCGATACTCTTTATATGAAAGCGCTCAATACCATTGGAGCAGGAGCAACTGGAATCGTTGCAGCACTTTATAGCCCGAGTGTCGTTATCCTTTCGATGTTTTACCTCAATGAAAGTCTCGGCTTTATGCAGTGGCTGGGTCTCGTTCTGGTTCTCGGAGGTATTATTTTTATCAGTCTCGATAAATCCCCACAACTCGACAATAAAAAACATCCGATCAAGGGTATTGCCTATGCCGCGACCTCCGTCTTTTTAACAGCGCTCGGAGTTGTGATGATCAAGCCCATTGTCGAGCAAGAACCGTTTTTCTACGTTACCGGATTGCGACTCACAATCGGTATTGTCGGCATGCTTGCATGGCTGTTTTTATTGCGGCAACACAAGCAATGTTGGCAAAGAATTAAAACCATTGATCAATGGCCAATGGTCATCACCGCCAGTGTTACGGGCTCGTTTATTGCCATGTCGTTATGGTTAGCCGGTTACAAATATACGTCCGCGTCGATTGCCGCCATCTTAAATGAAACAAACTTTATATTTATTGTTATTCTCGCGGCGATTATTCTTAAAGAGCCCATATCGAAGAACAAATGGATTGGTAGTGGCTTAACGATAGCGGGTGTTGTGCTGGTCGTTTTATCTTAA
- a CDS encoding methylmalonyl-CoA mutase family protein, giving the protein MADKSVPYQSQNKVRVVTAASLFDGHDAAINIMRRIIQSTGCEVIHLGHNRSVQEIVDCAIQEDVQAIAMTSYQGGHVEYLKYMHDLLEERGCGHIKVFAGGGGVILPDEIEELHAHGITKVYSPDDGREMGLQGMINDLVMRSDFTTGANITDEASRVSARDHHALARLISAAENHGEQSRDLLNEIKAKADASKTPVLGITGTGGAGKSSLVDELVRRFLLDFEDKNIAIISVDPSKRKTGGALLGDRIRMNAINNERVYMRSLATRQSNLALSPHVQDAVNIVKAAGFDLVILETSGIGQSDTEIVEHSNMSMYVMTPEFGAATQLEKIDMLDFADIVAINKFDKRGALDALRDVKKQYQRNNTLFDKNVEDMPVYGTIASQFNDPGTNALYKAIMDELVVKTGAELNSSFEMTDEMSEKIYIIPPKRTRYLAEIAENNRKYDEWVNEQAEVAEKLYGLKQSMSTINEMSDSAGNEVVPTLEKAYQEIELKLDGQNRKVLETWDDKKQAYESDEFVYQVRGKDIKVQTKSESLSHNKIPKISVPKYRSWGDILKWNLQENFPGEFPYTAGVFPFKREGEDPTRMFAGEGGPERTNRRFHYVSLGMPAKRLSTAFDSVTLYGEDPDFRPDIYGKIGNSGVSICCLDDAKKLYSGFNLADPKTSVSMTINGPAPILVGFFMNAAIDQQCEIYIKEQGLEAEVKAKIEAIYKEKGQPVPTYQGELPEGNDGLGLMLLGVTGDQVLPQDVYQKIKTDTLSAVRGTVQADILKEDQAQNTCIFSTEFALRLMGDVQEYFIVNNVRNFYSVSISGYHIAEAGANPISQLAFTLANGFTFIEYYLARGMDINKFAPNFSFFFSNGMDPEYAVMGRVARRIWSKALKHLYKADARSQMLKYHIQTSGRSLHAQEIDFNDIRTTLQALYAIYDNCNSLHTNAYDEAITTPTEESVRRAMAIQLIINRELGLATNQNPLQGAFIIEELTELVEEAVLMEFERISERGGVLGAMETMYQRSKIQEESLYYETLKHTGELPIIGVNTFLSSKGSPTTIPQEVIRSTKEEREYQIATVEKQHARFTDEGTQVLNAVQNAALANQNIFSELMEATKYCTLGQISNALYQVGGQYRRNM; this is encoded by the coding sequence ATGGCCGATAAATCAGTTCCTTACCAATCTCAGAATAAAGTACGGGTTGTGACCGCTGCTTCCTTGTTCGATGGTCATGATGCGGCGATCAATATAATGCGCCGTATTATTCAGTCGACCGGTTGCGAAGTCATCCATTTGGGCCACAACCGTTCCGTGCAAGAGATTGTTGACTGTGCGATTCAAGAAGATGTGCAAGCCATTGCAATGACTTCATACCAAGGTGGGCATGTTGAGTATCTAAAGTACATGCACGACTTATTAGAAGAGCGTGGGTGCGGGCACATTAAGGTCTTCGCTGGCGGCGGTGGCGTTATTCTTCCTGATGAGATTGAAGAGCTGCACGCCCATGGCATTACTAAGGTTTATTCGCCTGACGATGGCCGTGAAATGGGGTTACAGGGCATGATCAACGATTTGGTTATGCGCTCTGATTTTACCACCGGAGCGAATATCACTGATGAAGCCTCTCGCGTGTCGGCGCGTGATCATCATGCGTTAGCCAGATTGATTTCGGCGGCGGAGAATCATGGCGAGCAAAGCCGTGATTTGTTGAATGAGATCAAAGCAAAGGCGGACGCTTCAAAGACACCGGTCTTGGGTATTACTGGAACAGGCGGTGCTGGTAAGTCATCCTTGGTGGATGAGTTAGTGCGCCGCTTTTTATTAGATTTTGAAGATAAAAATATTGCGATCATTTCGGTCGATCCATCCAAGCGTAAAACTGGCGGAGCCTTGTTAGGTGATCGCATCCGTATGAATGCGATTAACAATGAGCGTGTGTATATGCGTTCATTAGCCACTCGCCAATCAAACTTAGCCTTATCGCCGCATGTGCAAGACGCGGTCAATATTGTAAAAGCCGCCGGTTTTGATTTAGTTATTTTAGAAACCTCAGGTATCGGACAATCGGATACCGAAATTGTTGAGCATTCTAATATGTCGATGTATGTCATGACGCCAGAGTTTGGTGCCGCGACGCAACTTGAAAAGATCGATATGCTTGATTTCGCCGATATTGTCGCGATTAATAAGTTTGACAAACGCGGTGCGTTAGATGCGTTGCGAGACGTTAAAAAACAGTATCAACGCAACAACACCTTGTTTGATAAAAATGTTGAAGATATGCCGGTATACGGAACCATTGCTAGTCAGTTTAATGATCCCGGCACCAATGCATTATACAAAGCGATTATGGATGAGTTGGTCGTTAAAACAGGAGCTGAATTAAACTCCAGTTTTGAAATGACGGATGAAATGTCAGAAAAAATTTACATCATTCCTCCTAAGCGTACTCGTTATTTAGCTGAAATTGCAGAGAATAACCGTAAGTATGATGAGTGGGTGAACGAACAAGCCGAAGTCGCTGAAAAATTGTATGGTCTAAAACAATCGATGTCGACCATCAATGAAATGTCAGACAGCGCTGGCAATGAGGTTGTTCCGACTTTAGAAAAAGCTTATCAAGAAATTGAACTAAAATTGGATGGTCAAAACCGTAAGGTACTTGAGACTTGGGATGATAAAAAACAAGCATACGAGTCGGACGAGTTTGTTTATCAAGTGCGCGGTAAAGACATTAAAGTTCAAACCAAGTCAGAATCTTTGTCACACAATAAAATACCTAAAATTTCAGTGCCAAAATATCGAAGTTGGGGCGATATACTTAAATGGAACTTACAAGAAAACTTTCCGGGTGAATTCCCTTACACCGCGGGCGTATTTCCATTTAAACGCGAGGGTGAAGATCCAACGCGTATGTTCGCTGGTGAAGGCGGCCCGGAACGAACCAACCGACGTTTTCATTACGTGTCACTCGGCATGCCAGCAAAACGATTATCGACCGCCTTCGATTCGGTAACCTTGTACGGTGAAGATCCTGATTTTCGTCCTGATATTTATGGAAAGATTGGTAATTCAGGCGTGTCGATTTGCTGTCTTGATGACGCTAAGAAATTATATTCTGGATTTAATCTTGCCGATCCAAAAACATCGGTCTCGATGACCATCAATGGTCCGGCACCGATTTTAGTCGGTTTCTTTATGAATGCAGCGATTGATCAGCAATGTGAAATCTACATTAAAGAGCAGGGACTAGAAGCCGAGGTTAAAGCAAAAATTGAAGCCATCTATAAAGAGAAAGGGCAACCAGTACCTACTTATCAGGGAGAACTTCCAGAAGGTAATGATGGGTTGGGCTTAATGCTTCTTGGGGTAACCGGTGATCAAGTGTTACCTCAAGACGTTTATCAAAAAATTAAAACCGACACATTAAGTGCGGTTCGCGGAACGGTTCAAGCGGATATTCTAAAAGAAGATCAAGCACAAAATACCTGTATTTTCTCAACGGAATTTGCGCTGCGTTTAATGGGTGACGTTCAAGAGTATTTTATTGTTAATAATGTTAGAAACTTCTACTCCGTGTCGATCTCTGGCTATCACATTGCCGAGGCGGGGGCTAACCCGATTTCTCAATTGGCATTTACCTTAGCCAACGGATTTACCTTTATTGAATACTACCTTGCTCGTGGCATGGATATTAATAAGTTCGCGCCTAACTTTTCATTCTTCTTTTCAAATGGAATGGATCCTGAATACGCCGTGATGGGACGTGTTGCCAGACGTATCTGGTCGAAAGCGCTGAAACATCTTTATAAAGCCGATGCGCGTTCACAAATGTTGAAATATCACATACAAACATCTGGGCGTTCATTGCATGCGCAAGAAATTGACTTCAACGATATTCGAACGACTTTGCAAGCGCTGTATGCTATTTACGATAACTGTAATTCATTGCACACCAATGCTTATGATGAAGCGATCACCACGCCGACGGAAGAGTCAGTGCGTCGTGCAATGGCCATTCAGTTAATTATTAATCGTGAATTAGGTTTAGCGACCAATCAAAACCCGCTGCAAGGCGCGTTTATTATCGAAGAGTTAACCGAGTTAGTAGAAGAAGCGGTATTAATGGAGTTTGAGCGCATTTCTGAGCGCGGTGGCGTTCTTGGTGCGATGGAAACCATGTATCAGCGCTCTAAGATCCAAGAAGAGTCTTTGTACTACGAGACGCTTAAGCATACCGGTGAGCTTCCCATTATCGGTGTAAATACCTTCTTGTCATCGAAGGGTTCTCCTACCACGATTCCTCAAGAAGTTATTCGTTCGACTAAAGAAGAGCGTGAGTACCAAATTGCAACCGTCGAGAAGCAACATGCTCGATTTACTGATGAAGGCACCCAAGTATTAAATGCCGTTCAAAATGCAGCCTTGGCGAACCAAAATATATTCTCTGAGCTGATGGAAGCGACCAAGTACTGTACCTTGGGGCAAATTTCTAATGCCCTATATCAGGTAGGTGGGCAGTATCGACGTAACATGTGA
- a CDS encoding PGPGW domain-containing protein, protein MRLIKKTLVTLIGLAIVLIGVVFIILPGPAILIIPLGLALLATEYPIAKRWLRIFQQRMRATAEWLDQKWRAFRR, encoded by the coding sequence ATGCGTTTAATTAAAAAGACATTAGTCACCCTCATAGGCTTGGCCATCGTATTGATTGGTGTGGTTTTTATTATTCTACCTGGCCCGGCCATTTTGATTATTCCACTTGGCTTAGCATTACTCGCAACCGAGTACCCAATTGCAAAGCGTTGGTTACGGATTTTTCAACAAAGAATGCGGGCAACAGCCGAATGGCTGGACCAGAAATGGCGAGCCTTTCGTCGTTAG
- a CDS encoding YfbM family protein: MGMCFVMHSVSDDNGRKVKDNPVLIWQLVAPDDPEIFQDALNESHRVGFFAKLFGKSAPKEAQISDLTFFEGENQYHDLDKAWHGIYYCLNLSELNAEPPFNFILEGGDVIGDIDVGYGPARWLNSDAVAELHQHLSAITNDSLSDNYHPIKMDQLNIYPTIWERDGPDGLEYILEHFNGLKSFINDCANQRYGVVMYFS; the protein is encoded by the coding sequence ATGGGTATGTGCTTTGTAATGCACAGTGTGTCGGATGACAATGGACGAAAGGTCAAAGATAATCCAGTGCTAATCTGGCAACTTGTTGCTCCAGACGACCCAGAAATTTTTCAAGACGCTTTAAATGAGAGTCATCGAGTGGGTTTCTTTGCAAAGTTATTCGGTAAAAGCGCTCCAAAGGAAGCTCAGATTTCAGACTTAACGTTTTTCGAGGGTGAAAATCAATACCATGACCTTGATAAAGCGTGGCATGGAATTTATTACTGCCTCAACTTATCGGAGTTGAATGCAGAGCCTCCATTTAACTTTATTCTAGAAGGCGGAGATGTCATAGGCGATATTGATGTCGGATACGGACCTGCTCGCTGGTTAAACAGCGACGCCGTAGCTGAACTTCATCAACATTTATCCGCAATTACCAACGACTCACTATCTGATAATTATCACCCGATTAAAATGGATCAACTGAATATTTATCCCACTATTTGGGAGCGCGATGGACCTGACGGTTTAGAGTATATTCTTGAGCATTTTAATGGGCTAAAGTCATTCATTAACGACTGTGCTAACCAACGATATGGAGTGGTGATGTATTTTAGTTAG
- the guaA gene encoding glutamine-hydrolyzing GMP synthase: MSKDIHSSRILILDFGSQYTQLIARRVREIGVYCELYPFDLSEEAIREFAPHGVILSGGPESVTESTTPRAADVIFELGVPVLGICYGMQTMAAQLGGQVSGSTEREFGYAQVKHVGDSELFKGIEDHANENGEGLLDVWMSHGDKVTSLPPGFECIGESGNAPFAAMANEEKHFYGVQFHPEVTHTRQGGRILERFVLSICQCEALWTAGNIIDDAVEQIRQQVGEDEVILGLSGGVDSSVTAALLHRAIGPNLTCVFVDNGLLRLNEGDQVMGMFAKHMGLNVIRVDAEDRFLNELKGIDEPEAKRKVIGRVFVEVFEEESKKLKAAKWLAQGTIYPDVIESAGAKTGKAHVIKSHHNVGGLPEDMELKLVEPLRELFKDEVRKIGLELGLPYDMLYRHPFPGPGLGVRILGEVKKEFTDLLRRADAIYIEELYKHDLYHKTSQAFTVFLPVKSVGVMGDARKYDYVVSLRAVETIDFMTARWAHLPYEFLEHVSNRIINEIDGISRVTYDISSKPPATIEWE, encoded by the coding sequence ATGTCCAAAGACATCCACTCTAGTCGAATATTAATCTTAGATTTTGGCTCACAATACACGCAATTAATTGCCCGACGAGTTCGCGAAATTGGCGTTTACTGTGAATTGTATCCCTTTGATTTAAGTGAAGAGGCCATCCGCGAATTTGCACCTCATGGGGTTATCTTGTCGGGTGGTCCTGAGAGCGTCACCGAATCAACCACGCCGCGCGCAGCGGATGTTATTTTTGAATTAGGCGTACCCGTATTAGGTATTTGCTACGGCATGCAAACCATGGCGGCGCAGCTGGGCGGCCAAGTGAGTGGGTCGACTGAACGTGAGTTTGGTTACGCTCAAGTAAAACATGTTGGCGATTCAGAACTGTTTAAAGGTATTGAAGATCATGCCAATGAAAACGGCGAAGGCCTGCTAGACGTTTGGATGAGTCATGGTGATAAAGTGACTTCACTGCCTCCTGGCTTCGAGTGTATTGGAGAAAGTGGTAATGCTCCTTTCGCCGCCATGGCCAACGAAGAGAAGCATTTTTACGGCGTGCAATTTCACCCAGAAGTTACCCACACACGTCAAGGCGGTCGCATTTTAGAGCGGTTTGTTTTAAGTATTTGTCAGTGTGAAGCGCTTTGGACAGCGGGTAATATAATTGACGACGCGGTCGAACAAATTCGTCAACAAGTTGGCGAAGATGAAGTTATTCTTGGATTATCCGGTGGCGTTGATTCATCGGTAACGGCGGCATTATTGCATCGAGCAATTGGTCCTAACTTAACCTGCGTTTTCGTTGATAACGGTCTATTACGTTTGAACGAAGGCGATCAAGTGATGGGCATGTTTGCTAAGCATATGGGGCTCAATGTTATTAGAGTCGACGCCGAAGATCGCTTCTTGAATGAGTTAAAAGGCATTGATGAACCCGAAGCAAAACGGAAAGTGATTGGCCGAGTGTTTGTCGAAGTTTTTGAAGAAGAATCGAAAAAATTAAAAGCCGCAAAGTGGTTAGCACAAGGAACCATATACCCAGATGTTATTGAGTCTGCGGGCGCAAAGACGGGTAAAGCACATGTTATTAAATCGCATCATAATGTTGGTGGTTTACCTGAAGACATGGAATTAAAATTAGTTGAACCATTACGCGAGTTATTCAAAGACGAAGTGCGAAAAATTGGTTTAGAACTTGGTCTTCCCTATGACATGTTGTATCGACATCCATTCCCAGGGCCAGGTCTTGGCGTAAGAATTTTAGGTGAAGTGAAAAAAGAGTTTACTGATCTTTTACGTCGCGCCGACGCGATTTATATTGAAGAATTGTATAAGCACGATCTCTACCACAAAACGTCGCAAGCCTTTACCGTATTTTTGCCAGTTAAGTCCGTTGGCGTTATGGGCGATGCGAGAAAGTACGATTACGTTGTATCGCTTCGAGCGGTTGAAACCATTGACTTTATGACCGCGCGTTGGGCACACCTTCCGTATGAGTTTTTAGAGCATGTGTCTAATCGTATCATCAATGAAATCGATGGCATTAGTCGGGTAACCTACGATATTTCATCGAAACCACCGGCAACGATTGAGTGGGAGTAA
- the guaB gene encoding IMP dehydrogenase: protein MMRIIQEALTFDDVLLVPAHSTVLPHLAELKTQLTREIALNIPLVSAAMDTVTESRLAIALAQEGGIGFIHKNMTIEQQAAEVRKVKKFESGVVNDPITVTPDITIAELKRITAENGISGVPVVEGQELVGIVTSRDVRFETHLDRSISTVMTPKDRLVTVKEGAEIDEALALMHKHRIEKVLMVDDDFHLKGLITVKDIQKAEDKPNACKDSLGHLRVGAAVGTGADTDERVAALVAAGVDVVLVDTSHGHSQGVLDRVKWVKTNYPNIQVIGGNIATAEGALALVEAGADGVKVGIGPGSICTTRIVTGVGVPQISAVANVAEALKDKGVPLIADGGIRYSGDMCKAFAAGAYVVMVGSMLAGTEEAPGEVELYQGRSYKSYRGMGSLGAMSQKQGSSDRYFQSSNAADKLVPEGIEGRVPYKGSLVSIIHQMMGGLRSSMGLTGCKTVDEMRTKAQFVKVTAAGMSESHVHDVQITKEAPNYQIGK, encoded by the coding sequence ATTATGCGAATTATTCAGGAAGCTCTTACTTTCGACGATGTTTTATTGGTTCCCGCGCATTCCACGGTTCTGCCACACCTCGCCGAGCTGAAGACTCAGCTTACTCGCGAGATTGCCTTAAATATCCCTTTGGTATCGGCAGCGATGGACACGGTGACTGAGTCGCGATTAGCAATTGCTTTAGCTCAAGAAGGTGGCATTGGCTTTATCCACAAAAATATGACCATCGAACAACAAGCCGCCGAAGTTCGAAAAGTGAAAAAGTTTGAAAGCGGAGTGGTGAACGATCCCATCACCGTGACACCCGATATTACCATCGCCGAATTGAAGCGGATTACCGCTGAAAATGGTATTTCTGGTGTGCCGGTTGTTGAAGGGCAAGAGTTGGTTGGTATCGTTACCAGCCGTGATGTGCGCTTCGAAACCCATCTCGATCGTTCTATTTCTACCGTCATGACGCCAAAAGATCGCTTGGTTACCGTTAAGGAAGGCGCAGAAATAGACGAAGCCTTAGCCTTGATGCACAAACACCGCATTGAAAAAGTATTAATGGTCGATGACGACTTTCATTTGAAAGGGTTAATCACCGTAAAAGACATTCAAAAAGCCGAAGACAAGCCCAACGCCTGTAAGGATTCGCTGGGGCACTTACGTGTCGGTGCTGCTGTTGGTACCGGAGCAGATACCGACGAACGAGTGGCTGCGTTAGTGGCTGCTGGCGTCGATGTTGTGTTAGTCGATACATCGCACGGTCACTCGCAAGGGGTACTTGACCGAGTGAAGTGGGTGAAAACGAATTACCCGAACATTCAGGTCATCGGTGGGAACATCGCGACTGCAGAAGGCGCATTGGCCCTTGTTGAAGCGGGCGCTGATGGCGTAAAAGTGGGTATTGGCCCAGGCTCAATTTGTACCACTCGAATTGTCACGGGTGTTGGCGTTCCACAAATCAGTGCTGTGGCGAACGTTGCTGAGGCACTTAAAGACAAAGGCGTTCCATTAATCGCCGATGGCGGTATTCGTTATTCGGGTGATATGTGTAAAGCCTTCGCCGCAGGTGCATATGTGGTTATGGTTGGCAGTATGCTGGCAGGCACAGAAGAAGCGCCAGGTGAAGTGGAACTTTACCAAGGTCGTTCTTATAAATCGTATCGCGGAATGGGCTCTTTAGGCGCCATGTCGCAAAAACAAGGGTCGAGCGATCGTTACTTTCAGTCTTCGAATGCCGCAGACAAACTCGTGCCTGAAGGCATTGAAGGTCGAGTACCTTACAAAGGCTCACTCGTTAGCATCATTCATCAAATGATGGGTGGATTGCGCAGCTCGATGGGCTTAACCGGATGCAAAACGGTTGATGAAATGCGTACCAAAGCTCAGTTCGTAAAAGTGACAGCGGCGGGCATGAGCGAGTCTCATGTACACGATGTGCAAATCACCAAAGAAGCACCGAACTACCAGATCGGAAAGTAA
- a CDS encoding CPBP family glutamic-type intramembrane protease, which produces MNNQLGITKYLLLFISYKLLLLLILQLARNNLAYYNLYYEIFHAIALSLFALLIFKREKITNQLLEYSFSYLNEKQGQFLGITLFILLCIFFIPIHHSATFVTYALFSPDELQKILSIEPKTPSLPFDQIVRSTFISPILIEIEFRFLLLLVLLQRFCSLLSVLIASCIYAIVQLDWTMLFYGFVLSFIFLRYGLVSAITAHAIFSLIQLTVHQNHYYHLFTELPLVTYFSAFAYLLLFYLILRFCFEYQHKNWRPFTLLKAGYS; this is translated from the coding sequence ATGAATAATCAATTAGGGATAACTAAATACTTATTGCTTTTTATTAGCTATAAATTACTGCTATTGCTTATTCTACAACTAGCCCGAAATAACCTTGCCTATTACAACCTCTACTACGAAATTTTTCACGCTATTGCACTGAGCCTATTTGCATTACTTATTTTTAAGCGAGAAAAGATCACCAATCAATTGCTTGAATACAGCTTTTCTTACCTTAATGAAAAGCAAGGGCAATTTTTAGGCATTACCTTATTTATATTGCTGTGTATTTTTTTTATTCCGATTCATCATTCAGCAACGTTTGTCACCTACGCTCTTTTTAGCCCAGATGAATTGCAAAAAATATTAAGTATCGAACCAAAAACTCCAAGCCTGCCATTTGATCAAATCGTCCGTTCAACATTTATCAGCCCAATATTGATCGAAATTGAATTTCGATTTTTATTGCTGTTGGTTTTACTCCAGCGATTTTGCAGTTTACTGAGCGTACTCATTGCTTCTTGCATTTATGCCATCGTTCAACTTGACTGGACGATGCTCTTTTACGGATTCGTTCTCTCGTTTATTTTTCTTCGCTATGGGCTTGTTTCAGCGATTACCGCTCATGCCATATTTAGCCTCATTCAACTCACCGTTCACCAAAACCACTACTATCACCTATTTACAGAACTACCTTTAGTTACTTACTTTAGTGCGTTCGCCTACCTACTGCTGTTCTATTTAATCCTCCGCTTCTGCTTCGAGTATCAGCACAAAAACTGGCGTCCCTTCACCTTACTAAAAGCAGGATATTCGTAA
- the tadA gene encoding tRNA adenosine(34) deaminase TadA, with protein MTEPRISPTSFEFSERDRYFMRRALQLAATAASHSEVPVGAVAVLDDEIIGEGFNCPIESSDPSCHAEIIAIRQACQHLNNYRLPDVRLYVSLEPCPMCAAAMVHARVKQVIYAAADYKTGACHSIMNFFEHPSHNHHVDAVGGLMAEEGGSILSNFFKQRRAEIKQQKSLK; from the coding sequence ATGACGGAACCAAGGATCTCGCCAACAAGTTTTGAATTTAGTGAACGAGATCGTTATTTTATGCGGCGAGCGTTACAGCTGGCCGCGACTGCTGCATCGCATAGTGAAGTGCCCGTCGGTGCAGTGGCGGTGTTGGACGATGAAATCATTGGCGAAGGTTTTAATTGCCCGATTGAATCGTCTGATCCATCTTGCCATGCAGAAATCATTGCCATCCGCCAAGCCTGCCAACACCTGAACAATTACCGCCTGCCAGACGTGCGTTTATACGTATCTTTGGAACCTTGCCCTATGTGCGCCGCTGCGATGGTGCATGCTCGTGTTAAGCAAGTCATCTATGCTGCCGCAGACTATAAAACCGGTGCATGTCACTCAATAATGAACTTCTTTGAGCATCCATCGCATAATCATCACGTCGACGCAGTGGGAGGGCTAATGGCCGAGGAAGGCGGCTCGATACTGTCGAATTTTTTTAAACAACGCCGCGCTGAAATTAAACAGCAAAAATCTCTCAAGTAA